The Desulfovibrio fairfieldensis sequence TCGCGGACAGAGGCGGGGTTTTCTCATCCACAAGGGTTACGTCATAGCGGAATTTCATGAGCTCATTATACGCGGAACCCGGTTTGGGCCTGGTGAAAGCACGCATGCGTGCGAGACGTTCCCCCTGTAAAGAGTGCCAGAACTCCGGGGGCACAAGAAGTTCTTCTTCGTCGGCCATGGAATTCAGCTCCTCGCGGAATCGCGCGGCGCTTGTGCCGCCGGGGAGCTCGCATAAGAGCCTGGATATTCGGAACAACGGCAATGCGGCGGCGTTTCTGACGTCTCCTATGAAAACCTTGCCCCCTTTCCGGATGTGTTTCAGGCCGTGCTCCAGCGCATGCAGCAGATACGCCGTGTCAGGAAAATACTGTACCACGGAATTGTATACGAGGGCGTCAAAGATTTCTTCGCCGACGGAGGCCAGATCGGCGGCTTCTGCCTGGCAGAGATCCACATCGAGATTCTCAAGCTGCTCCGGCGGGAGTTTTTCCAGTGCTTTGCAAAGGCGGTTCAGCGCGGCGGCCGAGAAGTCCACACCGACATAGCGTGCGCATTCGCCGGCCAGGCGCAGCAGCAACAGGCCATGCCCGCAGCCGACTTCAAGAATGGAATCCGCGTGGAGGTCTCTTATGGCATCCAGGGTATCTTCCAGCCATTGCCGCATTTCATTGCCGGGAATGGGGTCGCCCGTGCAGGCGCTTTTCCAGAGGGAGAAGTTTTCAAGCAGCGGCATGGAGCTATCCATTTGCCGGTATGTTTCCTCATATACCGCGGCCCATTGCCGGATTCGCTGCCGGCGTTCCTGTTCCGTCATGTCAGGCTTCCTGCGCGGCCTGTTGAGCCGGGGCTTCAACGGCCAGGCGTTCGAGGATGGCGTTTGCAACACCTTCCACAGTGGGAGAAATAAAGAAGACAGAAAGCGGCAGAGGCACGGGGATAACTTCCCTGATGCGTCCGATGATCTGCATGGCGCGCAGAGAGTCACCGCCGGAGTGGAAAAAGTTGGCGTCAAGGGGAGGCTCCTCCGTATCCAGAACTTCCGCCCACTGGCGTGCCACAAGTTTTTCCAGAGGCGTCTGCGCCGGACGGCGGATGTTTTTCCCCTTCATGCTCCCCTTTCCGGCGATTTCTGCCAGAAGACGCCCCACGGCCTTTCTGTCCACCTTGCCGTTGGCGGTCATGGGCGTTTGGTCTTCTATGGCCCAAAGCCGTGGAATCATGGCGAGGGGAAAGGATTTTTGCAGAAACTCCGACAACTCTTCGGGGAGCGGGCGTCTGCCGTCCGTCTCGACCCAGGCGCCGAGCACGGTCCTGCTTTCCCCGTCGCTGCCGTCGGCGCGCATGGACACCGGCAACAGAATGGCGCGCACGACGCCGGAGCAGGTTGTGAGAGCCGATTCAATCTCGACGGGATCAGCGCGGTAGCCACCTATATTTATTTGAAAATCTTTTCTGCCCAGGATTTCGATAATGCCGCCGGGCCGGTAGCGCCCCATATCGCCGGTTCTGTACAGGCGCTCGCCCGTACGGGGATGTGCGACAAAAGAATTTTCATCCCCGCCGGTGGTATGCATGCATACCCCTATGCCGGAGCAGTACATTTCGCCCGCAACCCAGTCAGGAAGCTCATTCAGGGCAGAATCCATGATATAATAACTGTTGTTGGCTATGGGGACGCCGTAGGGAATGGAAGGCCACTCCGGGTCAAGCCTCCGCACAGGGTGAAGGATGTTCCAGAGGGTGGTTTCCGTGGGACCGCCGCAGGAGTATAGTTCCGAGCCGGGGCAGAATTCCGCTATGCTCGCCAGGGTGCCGGGGGGAATCCAGTCTCCGCCAAGAATATGCAGTCGTAGAGGAAGCTGAATCCCCTGTTTCCGGCAATGTTTCATGAGCGCGGAGTGGAATCCGGGCACGCTGTTCCAGATGGAAGCGCCGCGCCGCATTATGGTTTCAACCCAGTGCCGGGGATCGGAAGCCTTTTCCGGGGCAAGGATAACTATGGCCGCTCCGGCCGTCAGCGCTCCGAAAATGTCATACATGGACATGTCGTGGTGCATGGCGGTAATGGCCAAAAACCTGTCTTCCCGCGTCACCTTGAAGCGTCTGTTTGAATGGAGCACGGCATTCATAAGGCCTTTCTGCCCGATGGTGACGGCCTTGGGCGTTCCGGTGGTCCCGGAGGTAAGCATGACATAGGCCGCTGCATGTGGCGCGTGAAGGAACTGTCGCTCATGAACCGGGTAATGTCGGTCGGAGCCCGCCTCCGGGGAAGACGAGTCAAAAACGAGCCCGGGCAGGCGCAGACTTTCCGCCGCATGGCTGCATGGCTCATCCGTGATGACAGCCACGGCGCCGCCGATGCGCACGAGGGTCTCGAGACGCGCGGCAGGGCAGGAGGCGTCAAGGGGCAGGAAGGGTCTGCCAGCCGCCATAACCGCCAGAACAGCGGCAACGGCCTTCCAGCCGCGTCGCATGAGGACGGCCACGCATCCGCCATGCGGCGGAAGCTGTTCCGGCCTTGCAACGACACCGCACAGCATCTTTTGAATCTGTTGAGAAACACGGAAGACTGCATCATGCAGGGCGTGGTAGGAAACGGCATCCTCGCCGCAGAAAATGGCGATGTTCTCCGGATGGCTCCAAGCCTGGTGAGAAAAAAGGCGCAGCAGGTCGGTGTCGGGTAAAGGTTCGGGGGCCGCCGCCGCTGTCTGGCGCGCCTTTTTCTGTGTTTCGGGCAGTTCCGCCAGCCTTGGCCGCTCCCATGCTTCTTTTTGCGACGCAAGCAGACGGACAAGACGCATGAACTCCTGAAACATATCCCCAATAAGTCCGTCGGGAAACTGGCTGTCTCTGGAATCCCAATATATATGCAGTTTACCGGAAAAAATCGAAAAAACGCAATCCAGGTGGACCTGAGGCGTTGAGCCGTACAGGCGGTGCAGAATGCCCATGGCGCGTATATGCTCATCCAGGTCCGCGCCGTCGGAAGCGCCGTCGGGCATAGCCGTGAACACAACGGGCATGGAGGCGGACTCGGCGGAACCTTTTATCCGCGCCAGTTCGCGCAGCAGCGACATGCCTGAAACCTGCCCGTGGCGGAGGCTGGTCCAAGTTTCCTCCTGAAACTTTGCCGCCTTGTCCCTGAAAGATACGCCTTGAGCGTCGTCAAATTCCAGCAGGGTGAATGTGGCGAACTCTCCGATGATGTTATTGATGTCGGGGTGCCAGCTCAACTCCCTGTTAAAACGGGGGGTGTTCAGCGTAAAGCGTCGGGTGCCGCTCCAGAGGGCCAGAACCTCTCCATAGGCCGCCCCCAGGGCGGAGGCATGGGAAAGGCCCATTTCAGCGCAGATACTCTTCAGTGCCAGCGTTTCTTTTTCCGTCAGAATATCCGCCCGCCGCGTTACCATGTCAGGTGTGGCCGGAGAGGCGGGGGAACTCCGTCTGGGCAGGGGAGGGGGCGGAGGCAGGGATTTGAGCCTGTCCATCCAGTAACGTTCGCTCTCAAAATATTCCACGCCGTTTTTGGACTGCTCAAGCGCGGTCAGATAGTCGCGGAAGGTTATGCGCAAGGGGGGCAGAGCGGTTTGCGGAGACGCGTACAGTGTGCCCAGTTCTTCGAAAATAATCTGAAAACTCCTGCCGTCTATGGCCCATTGGTCAAAACGGAAGTGCAGCCTGCCCGCTCCGGAAGGGGACAGGCGGCTGAAACGCACCTCGGACTGGGGCCAGACTGAAAGATCGCTGACCGTGGCGATCATTTCCATGGCGATATCGTTGAGGCGCTGCTCCCGAGCCTCGGCGTCAAGATGCTGAAGATTCTCTTCACGCACGGACAGGCGACGGGGAAGCGGCAAAACCTGCTGTCGCCCGTCTTCCAGCACGACCGCGCGAAGCATCGGATGGCGTGAGACGAGCGTGTCCAGGGCCTGTTGCAGCCGCGCGACATCCAGAGCCGGACAATCTATTTCCACATAGCTCTGCATGGCAACACCGCCTCCGCCGATATCCTTGTCTCTGCCAATCCAGTAGGCCTGCTGCATGTCGCTCAATGGGAAGGGCTTATACATGGCATCCGGCGCTGCTTTGACAACCCACCGGGAAGGCAGTTTCTTGTTTTTTGCCCTCCGGGCAAGAGCATTCAGTTTTTCCATGCCTGACAAGGCAGTTTTGGAGATGCGCTCTGACTGCATGAAAGGGCCTCGCTTATGCTATTGTTCCGCCGCGTCGAGCCGCTCGGCGATTTTCCGAATAAGCCCGTCAACTGTACGGGCCTCCATAAATGTGCCCATAGTGAGCTTGATTCCGAGCTGAAGCTCGATGGCCGCGAGTATCCGTAAGGCGGTCAGGGAGGTGCCGCCCGCGCGGAAAAAATCGTCGTTGGCGGCCAGATCGCCGATGCCCAGGGCTTCCCGCCAGATATCAAGCAGAAGCCGCTCGGCTGGAGGCGTATCGTCCTCGCTCGATGGCCGGGACGGAGAAAGGGGGGGCTGATCGTCATAGCTCAGGGGCAGCCAGTGGCTGTCGGGAGAGAACGTATAGCCGGGCAGGAAAATGCGGGGCGCTTCTTTATCGGGCAGGAGCGGAGAGAAGCCGCACAGAAAAAGCTCACCAAGGACAGACGCCCAGTTTCGGGCGGGCGAGGCTTGCGCGTCCGTCAGGTCAAAGACGGCCGCGGTCCCCGGCAGAGGCGCATTTTTGTCGCGTTCCAGCCGGTATTCAAGAAATGTCAGGGGCGCTCCGTCCGTCATTCCGACCTCTTCGACGGATGCATGGAAAGGCAGCGTGGAGAAGCTGATTCCTGCGTCCGCCGCCCGCCATGCCCGGTTTCCGGTCTGGAACCGGGCAAGCTCGCGCAACCCTTCCTCCCGCGACAGGATGTTTGC is a genomic window containing:
- a CDS encoding class I SAM-dependent methyltransferase, which encodes MPLLENFSLWKSACTGDPIPGNEMRQWLEDTLDAIRDLHADSILEVGCGHGLLLLRLAGECARYVGVDFSAAALNRLCKALEKLPPEQLENLDVDLCQAEAADLASVGEEIFDALVYNSVVQYFPDTAYLLHALEHGLKHIRKGGKVFIGDVRNAAALPLFRISRLLCELPGGTSAARFREELNSMADEEELLVPPEFWHSLQGERLARMRAFTRPKPGSAYNELMKFRYDVTLVDEKTPPLSAKLVLPWEKISEAGKPQDILAGILAGLLLPVPQTCGLSVTGIPDARTHKERSVCTSMLAEGFSPAPTLASALDLAENAAGSARELGLLPAEIHALAQDHGMRADILLDHRDGLSLTALFYAQDPEKMEGAHA
- a CDS encoding non-ribosomal peptide synthetase — its product is MYKPFPLSDMQQAYWIGRDKDIGGGGVAMQSYVEIDCPALDVARLQQALDTLVSRHPMLRAVVLEDGRQQVLPLPRRLSVREENLQHLDAEAREQRLNDIAMEMIATVSDLSVWPQSEVRFSRLSPSGAGRLHFRFDQWAIDGRSFQIIFEELGTLYASPQTALPPLRITFRDYLTALEQSKNGVEYFESERYWMDRLKSLPPPPPLPRRSSPASPATPDMVTRRADILTEKETLALKSICAEMGLSHASALGAAYGEVLALWSGTRRFTLNTPRFNRELSWHPDINNIIGEFATFTLLEFDDAQGVSFRDKAAKFQEETWTSLRHGQVSGMSLLRELARIKGSAESASMPVVFTAMPDGASDGADLDEHIRAMGILHRLYGSTPQVHLDCVFSIFSGKLHIYWDSRDSQFPDGLIGDMFQEFMRLVRLLASQKEAWERPRLAELPETQKKARQTAAAAPEPLPDTDLLRLFSHQAWSHPENIAIFCGEDAVSYHALHDAVFRVSQQIQKMLCGVVARPEQLPPHGGCVAVLMRRGWKAVAAVLAVMAAGRPFLPLDASCPAARLETLVRIGGAVAVITDEPCSHAAESLRLPGLVFDSSSPEAGSDRHYPVHERQFLHAPHAAAYVMLTSGTTGTPKAVTIGQKGLMNAVLHSNRRFKVTREDRFLAITAMHHDMSMYDIFGALTAGAAIVILAPEKASDPRHWVETIMRRGASIWNSVPGFHSALMKHCRKQGIQLPLRLHILGGDWIPPGTLASIAEFCPGSELYSCGGPTETTLWNILHPVRRLDPEWPSIPYGVPIANNSYYIMDSALNELPDWVAGEMYCSGIGVCMHTTGGDENSFVAHPRTGERLYRTGDMGRYRPGGIIEILGRKDFQINIGGYRADPVEIESALTTCSGVVRAILLPVSMRADGSDGESRTVLGAWVETDGRRPLPEELSEFLQKSFPLAMIPRLWAIEDQTPMTANGKVDRKAVGRLLAEIAGKGSMKGKNIRRPAQTPLEKLVARQWAEVLDTEEPPLDANFFHSGGDSLRAMQIIGRIREVIPVPLPLSVFFISPTVEGVANAILERLAVEAPAQQAAQEA